One genomic segment of [Phormidium] sp. ETS-05 includes these proteins:
- a CDS encoding PEP-CTERM sorting domain-containing protein (PEP-CTERM proteins occur, often in large numbers, in the proteomes of bacteria that also encode an exosortase, a predicted intramembrane cysteine proteinase. The presence of a PEP-CTERM domain at a protein's C-terminus predicts cleavage within the sorting domain, followed by covalent anchoring to some some component of the (usually Gram-negative) cell surface. Many PEP-CTERM proteins exhibit an unusual sequence composition that includes large numbers of potential glycosylation sites. Expression of one such protein has been shown restore the ability of a bacterium to form floc, a type of biofilm.) has protein sequence MLVISDKQLFRGTVGLGLTLGTVLLCSNVASAASFGVSWDDGSTNSLQDHLDDLTVSGPNIDTVGGQTGFERFTNTATGGSVSTFMFEIAGFASTNKFGVYNQSGQKAELFGGSNDVSDQALISFNNGDLGVTRIPWAPGNSTGLSQSIYSGFGNVFGFYLERGDGTTFYTEKSRNGGYEQAVVYQGNNATTLQIPGKSPGLFTDNEFIIAFEDLWLGSNTDRDYQDMVIMVESIKPVPEPATILGLGLIGGALTLTRRRKSS, from the coding sequence ATGTTAGTGATTTCTGACAAACAACTATTCAGGGGCACAGTAGGATTAGGATTAACCCTAGGCACCGTGCTGTTATGCAGCAATGTGGCGTCGGCGGCTAGCTTCGGCGTTTCTTGGGATGATGGTTCCACCAACTCCCTGCAAGACCATCTAGATGATCTCACCGTCAGCGGACCTAATATCGACACCGTAGGCGGGCAAACCGGTTTCGAGCGATTCACCAACACTGCTACCGGCGGCTCTGTATCCACATTCATGTTTGAAATCGCCGGTTTTGCTTCTACGAATAAATTCGGAGTTTACAATCAAAGCGGTCAGAAAGCCGAGCTATTTGGTGGCAGCAATGACGTTTCCGACCAGGCTTTAATCAGCTTCAATAATGGCGACCTGGGGGTGACGAGGATACCTTGGGCACCGGGGAACTCCACAGGATTATCTCAAAGCATTTATAGTGGTTTTGGCAATGTCTTTGGTTTTTACCTAGAACGGGGGGACGGGACCACTTTCTATACCGAAAAATCTCGTAATGGTGGTTATGAGCAGGCGGTAGTTTATCAAGGTAACAACGCTACCACTCTGCAGATTCCTGGAAAGAGCCCTGGTTTGTTTACGGATAATGAGTTTATTATCGCTTTTGAGGACCTATGGCTGGGGAGCAATACCGATCGCGATTACCAAGACATGGTAATTATGGTAGAATCAATCAAACCAGTTCCAGAACCAGCAACAATTTTGGGTCTGGGACTAATCGGAGGGGCGCTGACCCTGACGCGGCGGCGGAAAAGCAGCTAA
- a CDS encoding ComF family protein: MGIWKRAVESILDLFLKPNCPLCQRPGGDDYFCRYCIRQLKDCQFTKPAQRWSGPLPVFVWGSYSGPMKRAIAAMKYEDRPQLARPLGRWLAQAWLQSPTAAPNQKILAVPIPMHPEKQKKRGFNQAELIARSFCEVTGYQLSTTLLQRSRATEALFNLSPEQRQQELEGAITLGKAADRHTHTPVLLIDDIYTTGATCGEAAKVMHQAGIPVFGVAAIATTKQDPSPPSQPKKHP, translated from the coding sequence ATGGGCATCTGGAAGCGAGCCGTAGAGAGCATCCTCGATTTATTCTTAAAACCCAACTGTCCCCTGTGCCAACGTCCGGGGGGAGATGACTACTTTTGCCGATACTGCATCCGCCAGCTCAAAGACTGTCAATTTACCAAACCAGCCCAGAGGTGGAGCGGACCGCTACCGGTGTTCGTGTGGGGCTCATATAGCGGCCCGATGAAACGAGCGATCGCCGCCATGAAATACGAAGACCGCCCCCAACTCGCCCGCCCCCTAGGTCGCTGGCTCGCCCAAGCATGGCTCCAGTCCCCCACCGCCGCACCCAACCAAAAAATATTGGCAGTCCCCATCCCCATGCACCCAGAAAAACAAAAAAAACGCGGCTTCAACCAAGCCGAACTCATTGCCCGCAGCTTCTGCGAAGTCACTGGCTACCAACTTTCAACCACTCTCCTCCAACGCAGTCGCGCCACTGAAGCCCTGTTTAACCTCTCCCCAGAGCAGCGACAACAAGAACTCGAGGGCGCCATTACCCTGGGAAAAGCCGCCGATCGCCACACCCACACCCCCGTCCTCCTCATTGACGACATCTACACCACCGGCGCCACCTGTGGAGAAGCCGCCAAAGTCATGCACCAAGCCGGAATCCCCGTTTTCGGCGTCGCCGCCATTGCCACCACTAAACAAGACCCCTCGCCCCCATCTCAGCCAAAAAAGCATCCATAG
- the rbsK gene encoding ribokinase: MKIIVFGSINMDLVAKTPRLPRPGETVSGSEFFTAPGGKGANQAVAAARLGVPTYMVGRVGGDSFGQELQASLQAAGVNTEGVLVEDSTSSGVAVIAVDNKGENSIIVIPGANGQVGESDVERLKQMLPGAGGLLLQLEIPLNAVVAAAKAARSAGVRVILDPAPAPTDLPPELYQLADIITPNETEAAMLTGLPVNDQETALAAAVALRQRGVGVAVVKLGALGVVCVTAEESFFIPAFPVDAVDTVAAGDAFNGAMAVALGSGLSLRVAVVWGAAAGALATTQPGAQPGLPTGAAMDAFLAEMGARGLV, from the coding sequence ATGAAAATCATTGTTTTTGGCAGCATCAATATGGACTTGGTAGCCAAAACCCCACGCCTCCCCCGTCCGGGAGAAACGGTTTCTGGCTCGGAGTTCTTTACCGCTCCTGGGGGCAAAGGGGCAAATCAAGCAGTGGCTGCAGCGCGTTTGGGTGTTCCGACCTATATGGTGGGGCGAGTGGGTGGCGACAGTTTCGGCCAAGAACTGCAAGCCAGTTTGCAAGCGGCTGGGGTGAATACGGAGGGGGTGTTAGTGGAAGATTCTACTAGCTCCGGTGTCGCCGTTATTGCGGTGGATAACAAAGGAGAAAACTCGATTATTGTGATTCCCGGAGCGAATGGGCAAGTAGGAGAGTCGGATGTAGAACGGCTGAAACAGATGCTCCCCGGAGCAGGGGGGTTGTTGCTGCAGTTGGAAATTCCCCTCAATGCGGTGGTAGCAGCCGCTAAAGCTGCCCGAAGTGCGGGAGTGAGGGTTATCCTGGACCCGGCCCCAGCTCCCACGGACTTGCCCCCGGAATTGTATCAGTTAGCGGATATTATCACTCCCAATGAAACGGAAGCGGCGATGCTGACGGGGTTGCCGGTTAATGACCAGGAGACGGCGTTGGCGGCGGCTGTGGCGTTGCGTCAGCGGGGAGTTGGGGTGGCGGTGGTGAAGTTGGGAGCGTTGGGGGTTGTTTGTGTCACCGCTGAGGAAAGTTTTTTTATCCCAGCATTTCCGGTGGATGCGGTGGATACGGTGGCGGCGGGGGATGCTTTTAATGGGGCAATGGCGGTGGCTTTGGGGTCTGGGTTGTCGTTGCGGGTTGCAGTGGTTTGGGGGGCGGCGGCGGGGGCCCTGGCGACTACCCAACCGGGGGCACAACCTGGTTTGCCGACTGGGGCGGCTATGGATGCTTTTTTGGCTGAGATGGGGGCGAGGGGTCTTGTTTAG
- a CDS encoding Rieske 2Fe-2S domain-containing protein, whose translation MVSSCPPGRPRPSKPTPLTILGMRLVVWKPGNSDNFRIFLDECPHRRAPLSEGRIDEKTGNLSCAYHGWEFDPNGICTRIPQAENPEIVTKNQQNFCTVAFPVQEANELLWVWADLNSPELAQKTALPLSPSIDASKGFVWYSYVRDLEYDWQTLVENQVDPSHVPFVHHGVLGSRNQGVPMAIKIVESTPEVILTKIERKLATTITFQPPCRVEYERIWDEEQGKHDSLILYCVPVLPGKCRLIFQQAQNFGKTKYQLTPRWWKHLQEDSLASDGDVVLLYQQDRIVQQKAKSANWQDIYHLPTTADRMVIEFRRWFDKYCHGELPWRQVGINPESSPINENRASMLNRYEQHTRHCHSCRETLKWVERQQIILLTYFAITVATVAVLPDATRYSWFGLTFTATALVGLGVWAWLRFWLQPKFYFLDYVHQDKK comes from the coding sequence ATGGTATCCAGTTGCCCCCCTGGAAGACCTCGACCCAGTAAACCAACCCCCCTCACCATCTTAGGAATGCGGTTAGTGGTTTGGAAACCGGGCAACAGTGATAATTTTAGAATTTTTTTAGATGAATGTCCCCACCGTCGGGCCCCTTTAAGTGAAGGACGCATCGATGAAAAGACCGGAAACCTATCCTGCGCCTATCACGGTTGGGAATTTGACCCTAATGGCATTTGCACCCGCATTCCCCAGGCGGAAAACCCCGAAATTGTCACGAAAAATCAACAAAATTTCTGTACTGTCGCTTTCCCGGTGCAGGAGGCTAACGAGTTACTCTGGGTTTGGGCAGACCTCAATTCCCCAGAACTAGCCCAGAAAACTGCCTTACCGCTTTCTCCCTCCATTGATGCCAGCAAAGGTTTTGTGTGGTATTCTTACGTGCGAGATTTGGAATACGACTGGCAAACCTTGGTAGAAAATCAGGTAGATCCTAGTCACGTCCCTTTTGTTCATCATGGTGTCTTGGGAAGCCGAAACCAAGGGGTTCCTATGGCGATAAAAATTGTCGAATCTACGCCAGAAGTTATTCTCACCAAGATTGAAAGAAAATTGGCGACAACTATTACCTTTCAGCCTCCCTGTAGGGTGGAGTATGAAAGAATTTGGGATGAGGAGCAAGGCAAACACGACAGCCTAATCCTCTACTGCGTCCCAGTTTTACCAGGTAAATGCAGACTCATCTTTCAGCAAGCCCAGAATTTTGGCAAAACCAAGTATCAGCTAACGCCTCGGTGGTGGAAACATCTTCAAGAAGACAGTTTAGCCTCAGATGGAGATGTGGTTTTACTCTATCAACAAGATCGGATTGTGCAGCAAAAGGCAAAATCTGCTAATTGGCAAGACATCTATCATCTACCGACAACAGCAGACCGGATGGTGATTGAGTTTCGGCGGTGGTTTGATAAGTATTGTCACGGGGAGCTGCCTTGGCGGCAAGTGGGAATTAACCCGGAATCATCCCCCATCAATGAAAATCGCGCCTCAATGCTGAACCGCTACGAGCAACACACCCGCCATTGCCACAGTTGTCGGGAAACTTTAAAATGGGTGGAACGCCAGCAAATTATCTTGTTAACTTATTTTGCTATAACTGTGGCCACGGTGGCGGTGCTGCCTGATGCTACCCGATATAGCTGGTTTGGTCTGACATTTACCGCCACGGCGTTAGTCGGTTTGGGGGTTTGGGCTTGGTTGCGGTTTTGGTTGCAGCCGAAGTTTTATTTCCTGGATTACGTTCACCAAGATAAAAAATAG
- a CDS encoding cytochrome, translating into MRKIIGIMGPGKGARETDLKNAWELGNLIAARGWVLLTGGRNLGVMEAANRGAKAGGGLTVGILPDADGKGVSEAVDIAIVTDMGSARNNINVLSAHVVVACGMGAGTASEVALAIKAGKPVILLNNNDNRESLAFFTGLAPELVQVAMTPVEAIGHCAKFMSP; encoded by the coding sequence ATGAGAAAAATTATCGGAATTATGGGACCGGGGAAAGGTGCGAGGGAAACGGATCTAAAGAATGCTTGGGAATTGGGTAATTTGATTGCGGCGAGGGGGTGGGTGCTGCTGACTGGGGGCAGAAATTTGGGGGTGATGGAGGCGGCGAACCGGGGAGCGAAAGCTGGCGGGGGTTTGACGGTGGGTATTTTGCCAGACGCTGATGGGAAAGGGGTTTCTGAGGCGGTGGATATCGCGATCGTCACTGATATGGGTAGCGCTCGTAACAATATTAATGTGCTTTCTGCTCATGTGGTGGTTGCTTGTGGGATGGGTGCGGGTACGGCGTCGGAAGTGGCTTTGGCGATTAAAGCTGGCAAACCGGTGATTTTATTAAATAATAATGATAACCGGGAAAGTCTGGCGTTTTTCACGGGGTTGGCGCCGGAGTTGGTGCAGGTGGCGATGACGCCGGTTGAGGCGATCGGGCATTGTGCCAAGTTCATGTCACCGTGA
- a CDS encoding bacterioferritin codes for MKELDLKKTLDLLKTIMEFELAGVVRYTHYSLMVTGPNRIPIVNFFKAQATESLTHAQQVGEILTGLEGHPTLRIAPIEETYKHAVGDILAESLNHEKKALELYKDLLDTVENASIYLEEFARTMIGTEELHTIELKKMLRDFS; via the coding sequence ATGAAAGAACTAGACCTGAAAAAAACGCTCGATTTGCTCAAAACCATTATGGAGTTTGAGCTAGCTGGGGTAGTGCGCTACACCCACTATTCCCTAATGGTAACAGGACCCAATCGCATTCCCATTGTGAACTTTTTTAAAGCCCAAGCCACGGAATCTCTCACCCACGCGCAGCAAGTAGGAGAAATTCTCACTGGTTTGGAAGGACACCCCACCCTGCGCATTGCTCCGATCGAGGAAACCTATAAGCACGCCGTAGGCGATATTTTGGCAGAAAGTCTCAACCATGAGAAAAAAGCGCTGGAACTTTATAAAGACTTGCTGGATACGGTGGAAAATGCCAGCATTTATCTGGAAGAATTCGCCCGGACAATGATTGGCACAGAAGAGCTACATACCATAGAGCTGAAAAAGATGCTCCGCGATTTCAGCTAA
- a CDS encoding NUDIX domain-containing protein yields the protein MENQPVEVAIGILLYQEKILLQLRDNIPTIIYPGCWAMFGGHLEPNENPDETILRELAEEIGYVPPKMTKFRTFTSPEVIRHVYYGHVECEFDQLILGEGWDMGLWTPEDIQKGELYSAKAREFRPLGSPHQEIIMEFIHQNHTFG from the coding sequence ATGGAAAACCAACCGGTAGAAGTAGCCATAGGCATCCTGCTATATCAAGAGAAAATCCTCTTGCAACTGCGAGACAATATCCCGACCATTATCTATCCTGGATGCTGGGCGATGTTTGGTGGTCATTTAGAACCAAACGAAAACCCAGATGAAACCATCCTCCGAGAACTCGCCGAAGAAATTGGCTATGTTCCCCCGAAAATGACTAAATTTCGCACTTTTACCAGTCCAGAAGTCATCCGCCACGTCTATTATGGCCATGTGGAATGCGAATTCGACCAGTTAATTTTGGGAGAAGGCTGGGATATGGGACTATGGACGCCAGAAGATATCCAAAAGGGCGAACTATACTCAGCCAAAGCTCGTGAATTCCGCCCCCTGGGTTCGCCACACCAGGAAATTATTATGGAATTTATTCACCAAAATCATACCTTTGGCTAA
- a CDS encoding SbmA/BacA-like family transporter, whose amino-acid sequence MKAFDLKIFQRFWRLLQIYWLSEEKWLALSMLLALIMVSICVNNYTVQVSIPLGDITSALAAQDWDRFWQALLKFLSWNLIAIPIMSLSTYIRDQLALNWRRVLTHKFLGKYFTNRAFYKVNQIQAIDNPDQRISQDINDLVTESMLFLVIFMDSVFQLIGFSRLLWSISNILVICLVIYAGISTVIATGVFGRALVRLNFEQTKREANFRFGLLRIRDYGESIAFDHGEAEELEYLKQTFRPVLRNINAIINWWVGLKLFDTSHDLVSKILPSIIMAPLILGGQFEVGVLTQSNIAFNRMMGS is encoded by the coding sequence ATGAAAGCATTTGACTTAAAAATTTTTCAGCGGTTTTGGCGGCTCCTCCAAATCTACTGGTTATCAGAAGAGAAATGGTTGGCATTATCTATGCTTCTCGCATTGATTATGGTATCAATCTGTGTTAACAATTATACTGTGCAGGTAAGTATTCCACTGGGAGATATCACATCAGCTCTAGCTGCCCAAGACTGGGATAGATTTTGGCAAGCATTGCTCAAATTCCTAAGTTGGAACCTGATTGCTATCCCTATAATGTCTTTGTCCACCTACATCAGAGACCAATTAGCCTTAAATTGGCGGCGGGTGCTTACTCATAAGTTTCTCGGCAAATATTTCACAAATCGGGCTTTTTATAAAGTTAATCAGATTCAAGCGATCGATAATCCTGACCAGAGAATTTCTCAAGATATCAATGATTTGGTGACAGAATCAATGTTATTTCTGGTGATTTTCATGGATTCAGTATTTCAGCTCATTGGTTTCAGCCGTTTGCTGTGGTCGATATCTAATATTTTGGTAATTTGTCTGGTAATTTACGCGGGAATTAGCACCGTAATTGCCACTGGTGTGTTTGGTAGAGCCTTAGTCCGCCTCAACTTTGAGCAGACAAAGCGGGAAGCTAACTTCCGGTTCGGCTTATTGCGCATCAGAGACTACGGGGAATCAATTGCATTTGATCACGGAGAAGCGGAAGAGCTAGAATATCTGAAGCAAACATTTAGACCAGTGTTGCGGAATATAAATGCCATTATCAATTGGTGGGTGGGATTGAAATTGTTCGACACCAGCCATGACCTGGTATCAAAAATTCTCCCCAGTATTATCATGGCGCCGCTGATTTTGGGGGGTCAGTTTGAAGTAGGGGTGTTGACCCAAAGTAATATTGCTTTCAATCGCATGATGGGTTCTTGA
- a CDS encoding ATP-binding cassette domain-containing protein — protein sequence MSALTTAINRLDSLANALEDASHTTPERKIATIESNQVALENVTLQTPDYQRTLWQNLSLQLPQNQGMIVVGASGCGKSSLLRAIAGLWDSGSGIIHRPKLQEMLFLPQVPYMVLGSLRSQVVYPKNVADTPVSDEDIFRVLRRVNLLDLPERFGGLDTIEDWGHILSLGEQQRLSFARLFLQKPAYAVLDEATSALDKKMEKVLDEELQKNGTTFISVGHNYSLFAYHAWVLDLSAPDEVLQLRPIS from the coding sequence TTGAGTGCTTTAACAACAGCTATCAATCGCCTGGACAGCCTAGCCAATGCTCTGGAAGATGCGAGCCACACCACACCAGAGAGGAAAATTGCCACCATAGAGAGCAACCAGGTGGCTCTGGAAAACGTGACTTTGCAAACGCCGGATTATCAAAGAACTCTCTGGCAAAATCTATCATTACAATTACCCCAAAACCAAGGGATGATTGTGGTGGGGGCGAGCGGTTGCGGCAAAAGTTCTTTGCTCAGGGCTATTGCTGGTTTGTGGGACTCGGGTAGCGGGATAATTCACCGTCCTAAGTTGCAAGAAATGTTGTTTTTGCCCCAAGTTCCCTACATGGTTCTGGGTTCCTTGCGCAGCCAGGTGGTTTATCCCAAAAATGTGGCGGACACCCCGGTTAGTGATGAGGATATTTTCCGGGTTTTGCGCCGGGTTAACTTGCTGGATTTACCAGAAAGATTTGGGGGGTTAGATACCATAGAAGACTGGGGACACATTTTGTCTCTGGGAGAACAGCAACGCTTATCTTTTGCTCGGCTGTTTCTGCAAAAGCCTGCTTATGCGGTTCTGGATGAAGCCACGAGCGCTTTAGATAAGAAAATGGAAAAAGTTCTGGATGAAGAGCTGCAGAAAAATGGTACTACTTTTATCAGTGTCGGCCATAATTACAGTTTATTTGCCTATCACGCTTGGGTTTTGGATTTGTCGGCACCAGATGAAGTATTGCAGCTAAGACCGATAAGCTAA
- the mutS gene encoding DNA mismatch repair protein MutS, which yields MTASTPTNDNGAQQPGKLNIPNADYREVDRSGLSKMYLHYVQMKDQYPHALLLYRVGDFFETFFQDAITVSQELELVLTSKQGGDIGRVPMTGVPHHALERYAQMLVEKGYAIAICDQVEDASEAEGLVRREITRVITPGTVVEDGMLQARRNNYLAAAVIADQSWGLAYADVSTGDFFTTQAEGPDQLTQELLRLQPKEVLIPTKAQDLGRLLRPGEKSEHLPIFLPSELCYGLRPQKAFTLAEARSRLLERFRLKSLEGLGCEHLPLAVRAAGGLLQYLEKTFEEGADNPQHKTSLLLQPVRTYALADYLILDQQTRRNLEITQTVRDGTLSGSLLWAIDRTATAMGGRALRRWLLQPLIQLKGISARHDTIQELIENGDLRESLQQQLRQTYDIERLTGRAGANTASARDLVNLADSLARLGDIARIASEGRSPYMRALQKVPPELETIAKNIRETLVESPPQSVTEGNLIRSGVHSDLDAMKLQVEEDQKWIANLEVTERQRTGISTLKVGFNKTFGYYISISRSKSEQAPDDYIRRQTLTNEERYITPELKERETRILTARDDLNNFEYEIFAELRSSVAAHAQNIRTVAKALAAADVLCGLAELAQEMGYCRPEIVAGREITIVDGRHPVVEKSLPAGLFVPNSTQLGQTSTVNGKRPDLIVLTGPNASGKSCYLRQVGLIQLMAQIGSFVPASFARLGICDRIFTRVGAVDDLATGQSTFMVEMNETANILNHATDKSLVLLDEIGRGTATFDGLSIAWAVAEYLATDIRARTIFATHYHELNELASILPNVANYQVTVKEFADQIVFLHQVQPGGANRSYGIEAARLAGLPATVIDRARQVMQEIENHSKIALGLRNSAVLETPVILDEEAEMDDLDIF from the coding sequence ATGACTGCATCTACCCCCACTAATGATAACGGCGCCCAGCAACCGGGAAAACTGAATATCCCGAATGCGGACTACCGGGAAGTCGATCGCTCCGGTTTAAGCAAAATGTATCTCCACTATGTCCAGATGAAAGACCAATATCCCCACGCCTTGCTACTGTACCGGGTGGGGGACTTTTTTGAGACGTTTTTTCAGGATGCAATTACGGTATCGCAAGAGCTGGAGCTGGTGCTGACGAGCAAGCAGGGGGGGGATATCGGTCGCGTCCCGATGACGGGGGTGCCACACCATGCTTTAGAGCGGTACGCTCAGATGCTGGTGGAGAAGGGTTACGCGATCGCCATTTGCGACCAAGTGGAGGATGCCTCGGAGGCTGAAGGTTTAGTCCGCCGGGAAATTACCCGCGTCATCACCCCAGGGACGGTGGTGGAAGATGGGATGCTGCAGGCTCGCCGCAACAACTACCTCGCCGCTGCGGTTATCGCTGACCAAAGCTGGGGCCTCGCCTACGCTGATGTCTCTACGGGCGACTTTTTCACCACCCAGGCGGAAGGCCCGGACCAACTGACCCAAGAGTTGCTCCGCCTGCAACCCAAGGAGGTTCTTATCCCCACGAAAGCTCAGGACTTGGGCCGCCTCCTGCGTCCCGGGGAAAAGTCGGAACATTTGCCGATTTTCCTGCCATCGGAATTGTGCTATGGCTTGCGTCCGCAAAAAGCCTTTACTTTGGCGGAAGCTCGATCGCGTCTATTAGAACGGTTTAGACTAAAATCCCTGGAAGGGTTGGGATGCGAACATCTGCCCCTAGCGGTCCGCGCTGCCGGGGGTTTGCTGCAATATCTAGAAAAGACCTTTGAGGAGGGTGCTGATAACCCCCAACACAAAACCTCTCTACTGCTGCAGCCAGTGCGGACTTACGCTCTCGCTGACTATTTGATATTAGACCAGCAAACTCGGCGGAACCTGGAAATTACCCAAACGGTTCGCGATGGCACTTTATCCGGTTCTTTGTTGTGGGCGATCGATCGGACTGCCACGGCGATGGGAGGACGGGCACTCCGCCGCTGGCTATTACAACCCCTAATTCAGCTTAAAGGCATCAGCGCCCGCCACGACACTATCCAAGAATTAATCGAAAACGGCGATTTGCGCGAATCTCTGCAACAGCAATTGCGCCAAACTTATGATATAGAAAGACTCACGGGACGGGCTGGGGCGAATACCGCTTCTGCCCGCGATTTAGTCAATCTCGCCGATTCTCTCGCCCGATTAGGTGATATCGCCCGCATCGCCAGTGAGGGACGATCGCCCTATATGCGCGCCCTGCAAAAAGTGCCGCCAGAGTTGGAAACTATAGCGAAAAATATCCGAGAGACTCTGGTAGAATCTCCCCCCCAAAGCGTCACCGAAGGGAATTTAATTCGTTCTGGCGTGCATTCTGATTTGGATGCCATGAAACTGCAGGTAGAAGAAGACCAAAAGTGGATTGCTAATCTGGAAGTAACCGAACGACAGCGCACGGGAATTTCCACGCTAAAGGTGGGGTTTAATAAGACTTTTGGTTATTATATCAGTATTTCTCGCTCTAAAAGCGAGCAAGCTCCTGATGATTATATCCGTCGCCAAACTTTGACCAATGAAGAACGCTATATTACCCCGGAGTTGAAAGAACGGGAAACGCGCATCCTCACCGCCAGAGATGATTTAAACAATTTTGAATACGAGATTTTTGCTGAGTTGCGCAGTTCCGTGGCGGCTCATGCTCAAAATATTCGCACGGTGGCGAAGGCTTTGGCGGCGGCGGATGTGTTATGCGGTTTGGCGGAGTTGGCGCAAGAGATGGGTTATTGTCGCCCGGAAATTGTGGCTGGAAGGGAAATTACGATTGTGGATGGGCGTCATCCGGTGGTAGAGAAGTCTTTACCGGCGGGTTTATTTGTGCCGAATTCGACCCAGTTGGGGCAAACCAGTACAGTTAATGGCAAGCGTCCTGATTTAATTGTGTTGACTGGACCGAATGCGAGTGGGAAGAGTTGCTATTTGCGGCAGGTGGGTTTGATTCAGCTTATGGCGCAAATTGGCAGTTTTGTCCCGGCTTCTTTTGCTCGGTTGGGGATATGCGATCGGATTTTTACCCGGGTTGGCGCGGTGGATGATTTAGCCACCGGGCAATCTACTTTTATGGTGGAAATGAACGAAACGGCGAATATTCTCAATCACGCCACGGATAAATCTTTGGTGTTGCTGGATGAAATTGGGCGGGGTACGGCGACTTTTGATGGTTTATCCATTGCGTGGGCAGTGGCGGAATATTTGGCTACAGATATCCGCGCTCGCACGATTTTTGCCACCCATTACCATGAATTAAACGAGCTGGCATCGATTTTGCCGAATGTGGCGAATTACCAGGTGACGGTGAAAGAATTTGCGGACCAAATTGTGTTTTTACACCAAGTGCAGCCCGGAGGGGCTAATCGTTCTTATGGGATTGAAGCGGCTCGCCTTGCGGGGTTGCCTGCGACGGTGATCGATCGGGCGCGGCAAGTGATGCAGGAAATCGAAAATCATAGTAAAATTGCCTTGGGGTTGCGGAATTCGGCAGTTTTGGAAACTCCTGTTATCCTGGATGAAGAAGCGGAAATGGACGATTTGGATATTTTTTGA